The genomic stretch CCTCGGCCTGCTGATTCCGAACCTGCTGAGCGGATCTTTGGTGGTGGAGACGGTCTTCGCCGTGCCGGGAATCGGGCGGTTGGCCGTGGATGGGGCGCTCAGCCGCGATTACCCGGTCGTTCTGACCACGACGGTTGTCGGGGCGCTCCTCGTTATTCTGAGCAACCTGCTCACCGACACATCATACGCGCTGCTGGATCCGCGTATCCGATTTGACTGACCCCTCATTATGAAGGTGCACCCTGCGCCGCCTCATTCGTAACCCAAGGACGATCCCGGGCGCCGCCATCTTAGTCGTCCTTGGGCTCACTGCGCTGTTGGCCCCGATCCTCTCGCCCTTTCCTCCTGATCAGGCCAATTTTCTCAACCGCCTTGCGCCGCCGGCGTTGGGGCGCCCCCTGGGGACCGACCACCTGGGTAGAGACGTGCTGAGCCGAATCATCTGGGCCTCACGCACGTCCCTGGCCATCGGGGTATCTTCCGCAGGCGTCGCAGTGGGCTTGGGAGTGATCATTGGTGCTGGATCGGGGTTCTTTGGCGGATGGGTGGATACGCTCTTGATGCGATTGACCGACGTGATGCTTGCGTTTCCCGTCTTTTTCATCGCCGTGATGTTCCTCGTCCTCTTTGGGTCGAGCATCCCAGGGTTGGTCCTTGTACTGGGGGCCACATCGTGGCCGGCCTCTGCGCGGCTCGTTCGCGCGGAATTCCTGCGCCTCCGGCAGCTCGACTTCGTTTCGGCTGCGCGGGCTCTGGGCGCGTCGAGTCTGCGCGTCATCGCCCGTCACATCCTGCCCAACGTTGTCAATGTGGTGGTGATCTCTGTGACGCTCCGTGTGGGCCTCGCCATTCTGGCGGAAGCGAGCCTCTCGTATCTGGGCCTCGGCGTGCAACCGCCGACACCATCCTGGGGAAACATCATCGCCGATGGACGCGACTACATGCTCGCGGCATGGTGGGTGTCGCTCTCTCC from bacterium encodes the following:
- a CDS encoding ABC transporter permease — translated: MRNPRTIPGAAILVVLGLTALLAPILSPFPPDQANFLNRLAPPALGRPLGTDHLGRDVLSRIIWASRTSLAIGVSSAGVAVGLGVIIGAGSGFFGGWVDTLLMRLTDVMLAFPVFFIAVMFLVLFGSSIPGLVLVLGATSWPASARLVRAEFLRLRQLDFVSAARALGASSLRVIARHILPNVVNVVVISVTLRVGLAILAEASLSYLGLGVQPPTPSWGNIIADGRDYMLAAWWVSLSPGMFVLLSVLGFNLVGDGIRDAFDPKMQI